A region of Saccharococcus thermophilus DNA encodes the following proteins:
- a CDS encoding ArsR/SmtB family transcription factor produces the protein MQKTVVEIEKASHVLKLLGDKTRLTIMAILKQRECCVCELLEVFDMSQPSISQHLRKLKDAGLVKEDRRGQWIYYSLNPRNELYDFIQDILQHVPDQTENIRKIEENNPTLRCGC, from the coding sequence ATGCAAAAAACAGTAGTGGAAATTGAAAAAGCATCACACGTTTTAAAGTTGCTTGGTGATAAAACACGTTTAACGATCATGGCAATTTTAAAACAACGTGAGTGTTGTGTATGTGAGCTTCTTGAAGTGTTTGACATGAGTCAGCCGTCTATTAGTCAGCATCTTCGTAAATTAAAAGATGCAGGATTAGTAAAAGAGGATAGAAGGGGACAGTGGATTTATTATTCCCTCAATCCACGAAATGAGTTATATGATTTCATCCAAGATATTCTTCAACACGTTCCAGATCAAACAGAAAATATTCGTAAGATTGAGGAAAACAACCCTACGCTCCGTTGTGGTTGTTAA
- a CDS encoding C45 family autoproteolytic acyltransferase/hydolase, which translates to MGRSEELVIKVIELKGSYYQIGFEQGRQLKAKILADVNDLDCVSNKKSQFLKAKELLEKFSPNLLKELRGLAKGLNMSLHAAIERYSGYDVSFPEMGCTTLVQDSYYVRNYDFSPALYDARLVFTHPVDGYASVGFSQQIIGRLDGMNEKGLVIGLHFVNRMHSQEGFIATTIVRMILDQCANTKETIELITRVPHGFCYNYSITDVNGNSAVVEASPQQQIIKYTHPLICTNHFETEELKEKNRVEIHGSIQRKQYLQALLKKKLNPLSAFHHFNSEKSPLFFNDYKNYFGTLHTVLYSPTDLNIIIGVGKNSDPFIFSFKEWLEGSLRPPKTISGTIVQGE; encoded by the coding sequence GTGGGCAGAAGCGAGGAGTTAGTGATCAAAGTAATTGAGTTGAAAGGCAGTTATTATCAAATAGGGTTTGAGCAAGGGCGTCAATTAAAAGCTAAAATATTGGCAGATGTAAATGATCTTGATTGTGTTAGTAACAAAAAATCCCAATTTCTTAAAGCAAAGGAATTATTAGAAAAGTTCTCACCTAATTTGTTAAAAGAATTAAGAGGGTTAGCCAAGGGTTTAAATATGTCATTACATGCAGCAATAGAACGGTATAGTGGTTATGATGTATCGTTTCCAGAGATGGGATGTACTACATTAGTACAAGACTCATATTATGTGCGTAACTATGATTTTAGTCCAGCATTATATGATGCAAGGCTTGTATTTACCCACCCTGTAGATGGTTATGCGAGCGTAGGTTTTAGCCAACAAATTATAGGTAGACTGGATGGGATGAATGAGAAAGGGCTTGTGATAGGGCTGCATTTTGTGAATCGTATGCATAGTCAAGAAGGATTTATTGCTACAACGATTGTGAGAATGATTCTCGATCAATGTGCTAATACAAAAGAGACTATAGAACTGATTACTAGAGTTCCACATGGATTTTGCTATAATTACTCCATTACAGATGTTAATGGGAATAGCGCAGTTGTCGAGGCATCCCCACAACAACAAATAATAAAATATACCCATCCGCTTATATGTACCAATCATTTTGAAACAGAAGAATTGAAAGAGAAAAATAGAGTAGAGATACATGGTTCTATTCAACGTAAACAATATCTTCAAGCACTATTAAAGAAGAAGCTAAATCCTCTGTCTGCTTTTCATCACTTCAATAGCGAAAAATCACCTTTATTTTTCAATGATTACAAAAATTACTTTGGCACTTTGCATACGGTTTTATATTCGCCAACGGATTTGAACATCATCATCGGTGTAGGAAAAAATAGTGATCCTTTTATCTTTTCCTTTAAAGAATGGCTGGAGGGATCACTGAGACCCCCTAAAACGATAAGTGGAACAATCGTGCAAGGAGAATAA
- a CDS encoding MerR family transcriptional regulator: MSEFMTIQTFSKRTGISKSALRYYESENLLHPIRSKNGYRLYSEDQITTAKLISSLRLAGIPMKDIQMYLKENETVRQQMIKNWIKTLKQKHHLLSVSLRYLESYQKNDQVYLLEKNTEKIVWFVAESNPGKFGNHFRQRKRELERLNISINNGYLRYLSGKESIKAQIGFGVSDDVEIEGLSEIDSIEIMSPCLCIALPYTSPMTEIQKGYAQLMSYAMEHGLIPAGPIIEWYRGEHFEDLDLLMPVAHISKMKGRS; this comes from the coding sequence ATGAGTGAGTTCATGACGATACAAACTTTTTCCAAAAGGACCGGTATTTCAAAAAGCGCTTTGAGATATTATGAGTCAGAGAATTTACTGCATCCAATAAGAAGTAAAAATGGTTATCGTCTTTATTCCGAAGACCAGATAACAACTGCAAAATTGATTTCAAGCTTACGCCTAGCTGGTATACCAATGAAAGATATTCAAATGTACTTAAAAGAAAATGAAACGGTCCGTCAACAAATGATAAAAAATTGGATTAAGACTTTAAAGCAAAAACATCATCTTCTAAGTGTAAGTTTGCGTTATTTAGAAAGTTACCAAAAAAATGACCAAGTTTACCTGCTAGAAAAAAATACAGAGAAAATTGTATGGTTTGTTGCCGAATCGAATCCCGGTAAATTTGGAAATCATTTTAGACAAAGAAAAAGAGAGCTTGAGCGCTTGAACATTTCCATTAATAATGGTTATTTAAGGTATTTATCAGGCAAGGAATCCATTAAGGCGCAAATTGGATTTGGTGTATCTGACGATGTAGAGATAGAGGGGCTATCCGAAATAGATTCTATTGAAATAATGTCTCCATGTCTATGTATAGCATTACCGTACACTTCTCCCATGACAGAAATACAAAAAGGATATGCACAATTAATGAGTTATGCAATGGAACATGGCTTGATTCCCGCAGGGCCAATTATTGAATGGTATCGCGGGGAACACTTTGAAGATTTGGATTTATTAATGCCTGTTGCGCACATTTCAAAGATGAAAGGGAGAAGTTAA
- a CDS encoding IS110 family transposase, protein MNSISNKKINQVTDQTLVVGMDIAKKKHYACFVDERGRVLKKPFPVLQSREGLEWLYQCIVEAMKEFGKTEVIVGIEPTGHYWLNLAYFLDEKGIPLVMTNPMHVKRSKELDDNLPTKHDAKDALVIARLVKDGRFSYPRILKGMEADLRVGATFRSKLVEEQGAIRNQMIRWLDRYFPEFSQVFPSFGKMALAVLEYTPFPGDLAGKELEEVLALYRQSEGLQSPQKPKAKKLMELAQHSIGVTEGQQMARIEIATLVRRYRQLEKEIEALTEQLIELVQTSVEYEWLKTVSGLGDATIVELLSEIGSFSHYQDPRQLIKLAGLTLREHSSGQHKGQKRISKRGRRRLRALLFRVMMPMIRHNEAFRQLHDYYTTRPDNPLRKKQSIVVLCGKLLKVLHAVCTKRQAFDVKRMMQDIFGLETAA, encoded by the coding sequence ATGAATTCTATCTCAAACAAGAAGATTAATCAAGTCACCGATCAAACGCTGGTGGTTGGGATGGATATTGCAAAGAAAAAACATTATGCCTGCTTTGTGGATGAGCGAGGGAGGGTGTTAAAAAAGCCGTTTCCCGTTCTGCAATCGAGAGAAGGATTGGAATGGTTGTACCAGTGCATCGTGGAAGCCATGAAGGAATTTGGAAAAACCGAGGTGATCGTTGGCATCGAGCCAACGGGACATTATTGGCTGAATCTCGCCTATTTTCTTGATGAGAAAGGCATCCCTCTCGTCATGACAAACCCGATGCACGTGAAGCGATCCAAAGAGCTGGACGATAACCTTCCAACCAAGCATGATGCGAAAGACGCGCTCGTCATTGCCCGGTTAGTGAAAGACGGCCGATTCAGCTATCCGCGTATTCTGAAAGGGATGGAGGCGGATCTGCGCGTGGGAGCGACATTTCGCTCCAAATTGGTGGAAGAACAGGGAGCGATTCGAAATCAAATGATTCGCTGGCTTGATCGATATTTTCCGGAGTTTTCCCAAGTCTTCCCGTCATTTGGGAAAATGGCGCTCGCGGTGCTGGAATATACGCCATTTCCGGGTGATCTGGCAGGAAAAGAACTAGAAGAGGTGCTGGCCCTTTACCGGCAAAGTGAGGGATTACAATCGCCACAAAAGCCGAAAGCGAAGAAGTTGATGGAATTGGCCCAACACTCCATTGGCGTAACGGAAGGACAACAGATGGCCCGTATCGAAATTGCCACGCTTGTCCGCCGGTACCGCCAGCTGGAAAAAGAGATCGAGGCATTGACAGAACAGCTGATTGAACTAGTTCAAACCTCCGTCGAATACGAATGGCTGAAGACCGTTTCGGGCTTAGGCGATGCGACCATCGTAGAACTGTTATCAGAGATCGGGAGTTTCTCCCATTATCAGGATCCGCGGCAGCTTATCAAATTAGCGGGCCTGACGCTGCGGGAACATTCCTCCGGCCAACACAAAGGGCAAAAACGGATCTCCAAGCGTGGAAGAAGGCGGTTGCGCGCCCTTCTGTTCCGGGTGATGATGCCGATGATCCGTCACAACGAAGCGTTTCGGCAGCTGCACGACTATTACACGACACGTCCTGATAATCCGTTGCGGAAGAAGCAATCCATTGTAGTGTTATGCGGAAAATTACTGAAGGTACTGCATGCGGTGTGTACGAAACGACAGGCGTTTGACGTGAAGCGAATGATGCAGGACATCTTTGGCCTCGAAACAGCTGCTTGA
- a CDS encoding twin-arginine translocase TatA/TatE family subunit — protein MNIGFGEIALIVFFALLIFGPEKLPELGKAAGKALREFKKATNGIIDDEEQKTQKHD, from the coding sequence ATGAACATTGGGTTTGGCGAAATTGCACTCATTGTTTTCTTTGCGCTTTTAATTTTCGGTCCGGAAAAATTGCCTGAGCTTGGAAAGGCTGCTGGAAAAGCGCTTCGCGAATTCAAGAAGGCCACAAATGGGATTATTGACGACGAAGAACAAAAAACTCAAAAACACGATTAG
- a CDS encoding DUF2278 family protein — protein MMDLPLKNYGVLKGKPVDSMMGSRQNPHYQVLVQDEEGIQYRIAINIKSQSYPSEVLYFVGEDFHSEDITKLPDLEFGFTSIKNNNPDIGLDYIRGSLFDPRKMIPLPADVEGPDNDLNEKIQHYIKQAIDKKAIIYAFGERWGPEQNKPDKYFGFSPGNGIHDIHMNQGNVGRWKKDNGIWQDGGILIHFEQEKRWVAIFLAFQSQSWCTDEKGNAIKTVEECNHKNVNHSVKNVII, from the coding sequence ATGATGGATTTGCCTTTAAAAAATTATGGAGTTTTAAAGGGGAAACCAGTCGACTCTATGATGGGAAGCAGACAAAATCCTCATTATCAAGTTCTTGTCCAAGATGAGGAAGGTATTCAGTATCGAATAGCCATTAATATTAAATCACAATCTTATCCTTCCGAAGTATTATATTTTGTTGGTGAGGATTTCCATTCGGAAGACATTACAAAGCTGCCTGACTTAGAGTTTGGTTTTACTTCGATAAAAAATAATAATCCAGACATTGGGCTTGATTATATAAGAGGAAGTTTATTCGATCCCAGAAAAATGATTCCCCTTCCAGCTGATGTAGAGGGACCAGATAACGATTTGAATGAAAAGATTCAACATTATATTAAGCAAGCTATTGATAAGAAGGCAATCATATACGCTTTTGGAGAGAGATGGGGCCCAGAGCAAAATAAGCCTGATAAGTATTTTGGTTTTTCACCTGGTAATGGTATACATGATATTCATATGAACCAGGGAAATGTGGGAAGATGGAAAAAGGATAACGGGATATGGCAAGATGGGGGAATTCTAATACATTTTGAACAAGAGAAAAGGTGGGTAGCAATTTTTCTAGCTTTCCAATCTCAATCCTGGTGTACAGATGAAAAGGGGAATGCAATCAAAACAGTAGAAGAATGTAACCATAAAAATGTTAATCATTCAGTAAAGAATGTCATTATATAA
- a CDS encoding endonuclease/exonuclease/phosphatase family protein has product MEKKKKYGEYEYDFRDSRDDHDNAKMKNYFSFMTWNLYLGADLTPILTAVPEQIPQRVTEVFRQFLATNFPVRVKEIARQIVSKKPDLIGLQEAELWQLIVPGLPIVTYDFVGLLLNELRKRGLHYEVAAKNENFSVQLPTSQGNLIRLLDRDVIILIRKRSGVKVIRRQEANFKTNLTVQARGRSFQILRGWSSVDVKANGRTFRVINTHLEPVSPMVQVAQGNELLKGPADTNLPLIVLGDLNSNADGTGTPTYSNFIDAGFQDVWIEVGKGQGFTCCQDPGLLNAVSSLNRRIDFILFKNGWKPMVPSRILCNVNGVGFL; this is encoded by the coding sequence ATGGAAAAAAAGAAGAAGTATGGCGAATACGAATATGATTTCCGTGATTCTAGAGATGATCATGACAATGCTAAAATGAAAAATTACTTTTCGTTTATGACGTGGAATCTTTATTTAGGTGCGGATTTGACACCGATTTTAACCGCTGTGCCAGAACAAATCCCCCAACGGGTAACGGAAGTGTTTCGGCAATTTCTTGCGACTAATTTTCCTGTCCGTGTGAAAGAAATTGCCCGCCAGATCGTTTCGAAAAAACCTGATCTCATTGGACTGCAAGAGGCAGAACTGTGGCAACTGATTGTTCCGGGTTTGCCAATAGTCACATACGACTTTGTGGGATTGCTGCTAAATGAGTTAAGAAAAAGAGGATTACACTATGAAGTGGCGGCCAAAAATGAGAACTTCTCGGTGCAACTGCCGACCAGCCAAGGAAATTTAATACGGTTGTTGGACAGGGACGTCATCATATTGATCCGAAAGCGATCGGGGGTGAAGGTCATTCGGCGGCAAGAAGCCAATTTCAAAACCAATTTGACAGTACAGGCTCGAGGGCGATCGTTCCAGATTCTTCGGGGATGGTCATCTGTCGACGTTAAAGCAAACGGACGTACCTTCCGGGTGATCAACACCCATCTGGAGCCGGTTTCTCCCATGGTTCAGGTCGCCCAAGGGAACGAATTGCTGAAAGGACCAGCCGATACAAATCTGCCACTGATCGTTCTAGGAGATCTGAATTCAAATGCTGACGGCACCGGCACACCAACATACAGTAATTTTATCGATGCCGGGTTTCAAGATGTTTGGATAGAGGTAGGTAAAGGACAGGGATTTACCTGCTGCCAGGATCCTGGCCTGTTGAACGCTGTGTCCTCCCTGAACAGAAGAATAGACTTTATTTTGTTTAAAAACGGGTGGAAACCGATGGTACCGTCAAGAATTTTGTGTAATGTAAATGGGGTAGGGTTTCTCTGA
- a CDS encoding IS256 family transposase, giving the protein MSKRSIPNVDWANQLESVIRQFVKEKLELIMREEIKHFLEIEQAGTPNMRNGYYQRNLDTQYGRIEGLLVPRDRNGEFQTQLFAPYQRHTGWLEEAIIRMYQSGMSTREIGKFIERILGNAYSPATISRITDVVKEDIEKWHHRPLSKRYSVLYLDGLYVKLRRDTVEKEVIYVVLGVNEEGYREILDFFVGGQESAYVWQEILQQLYQRGVKEVLLGVFDGLPGLEEAFRAIYPKADVQRCVVHKVRNTLSRVRKKDQFEVAEDLKLIYRAPNKEMALQMFQQFESKWSSKYPREVQSWANELDVLLTFMDYPSSIRSVIYTTNVIERTIKEIRKRLKPMNSLSSLEAAEKVVYLTIQNFNEKWAGRKLRGFAEAQEALQRMFEERYC; this is encoded by the coding sequence ATGTCTAAAAGAAGTATACCGAATGTCGACTGGGCAAATCAACTGGAAAGTGTCATTCGTCAGTTTGTGAAGGAAAAATTAGAGCTGATTATGCGGGAAGAAATCAAACATTTCCTCGAAATCGAACAGGCTGGAACGCCGAATATGAGAAACGGCTACTATCAGCGAAATCTAGATACGCAATATGGCCGGATTGAGGGTCTTTTGGTTCCAAGAGACCGAAACGGGGAATTTCAAACACAGTTGTTTGCCCCTTATCAACGCCACACCGGCTGGCTGGAGGAAGCCATCATTAGGATGTATCAAAGTGGCATGAGTACACGGGAAATTGGCAAGTTTATCGAACGAATTCTAGGAAATGCTTATTCTCCAGCGACGATCAGCCGTATTACCGATGTCGTGAAAGAAGACATCGAGAAATGGCACCATCGTCCACTATCCAAACGTTATTCTGTCTTATATTTGGACGGCTTGTACGTGAAACTTCGCCGCGATACGGTAGAGAAAGAAGTCATTTATGTGGTGTTAGGAGTGAATGAAGAAGGGTATCGAGAAATTCTGGATTTCTTCGTGGGAGGACAAGAAAGCGCCTATGTATGGCAGGAGATTCTCCAACAGCTCTACCAAAGAGGCGTCAAGGAAGTGCTTCTTGGCGTCTTCGATGGCCTTCCGGGGCTGGAGGAAGCCTTTAGGGCGATTTATCCGAAAGCCGATGTGCAGCGCTGTGTCGTGCACAAAGTCCGCAACACCCTCAGCCGTGTTCGGAAAAAAGACCAATTCGAAGTGGCCGAGGATCTCAAGCTGATTTATCGCGCGCCGAATAAGGAGATGGCGTTACAAATGTTTCAACAGTTTGAGTCGAAATGGTCCAGCAAATATCCAAGAGAAGTTCAATCTTGGGCCAATGAGTTGGATGTCCTCCTTACATTTATGGATTATCCAAGCAGTATTCGAAGTGTGATTTACACGACGAATGTCATCGAACGAACGATCAAAGAGATTCGGAAACGTCTAAAGCCGATGAACAGTTTGAGCAGTTTAGAAGCCGCGGAAAAAGTCGTGTATTTGACCATCCAAAATTTTAATGAGAAATGGGCAGGGCGAAAGTTAAGAGGATTTGCCGAAGCGCAGGAAGCCCTTCAACGAATGTTTGAAGAACGTTATTGTTAA
- a CDS encoding GNAT family N-acetyltransferase, with the protein MIIRRFRKEDWLQVKEIYEQGIATGQATFETTAPSFEKWESTIAANLCLVSENEEGIQFPCLTKRLIKSFRSIRLYSENNLLND; encoded by the coding sequence ATGATCATTCGTAGATTTCGTAAAGAAGATTGGCTGCAAGTAAAGGAAATTTACGAGCAAGGAATTGCGACAGGACAAGCAACGTTTGAAACGACAGCACCATCGTTCGAAAAATGGGAATCAACCATTGCCGCAAATTTATGTTTAGTCTCTGAAAACGAAGAGGGGATTCAATTCCCGTGTTTAACGAAGCGTTTGATAAAATCTTTTCGATCAATTCGATTATATTCTGAGAACAACCTATTGAACGATTAA
- a CDS encoding IS1634 family transposase yields the protein MNVQVKKVYRNSYLNIISALFKKLGLPQLIDHLVPVDPQCQTRVSDAVQAILYNVFDGRQALVHLEHWAQEVDCEKLIRPDLHPSWLNDDALARHLDRLYEAGIHNVISTCLIHIYRKEGLSLRAFHADTTDKTVYGAYESASLEALQITHGYNRHHRWQKQIGFGLVGNEDGIPFYGDVHDGNLPDKTWNPEVLSRVHEQLKQAKIEDEWIYVADSAAMTKETLAQTKAANAFLITRGPSSLRIVKTALAEADAEDTTWSDPFTLAERNGATYRVWETASTYEGHPVRLIVVESSALDQRKGKTLEKERTKEAELLREEQARWERHPFSCREDAEQALASLKASLRPRFHRVEAAVEEIVRLKKRRGRPKKGAEPEVETLYFLHLDVEFDQDAWEQARRKASRFVLVTTVPKEWKGQPMDAQEILKLYKGQISVEMNFAFLKDPFFTDEIYVKKPERVAVLGYLFLLALAIYRVFQRRVRQFITPEHPLKGPGGRKLTRPTGQAIFQLFQYVNVVLFKLPDGRIQRSLDRSLTPDQRRILQGLGMDESIYV from the coding sequence ATGAACGTTCAAGTCAAAAAGGTCTATCGCAATTCTTATTTGAATATAATAAGTGCCCTATTCAAGAAACTGGGTCTGCCTCAATTGATTGACCATCTCGTGCCCGTCGATCCGCAGTGCCAAACGCGAGTCAGCGATGCCGTTCAGGCCATCCTCTACAATGTGTTTGACGGCCGGCAAGCCCTTGTTCACTTGGAACATTGGGCTCAGGAGGTCGATTGTGAGAAACTCATCCGTCCCGATCTCCATCCTTCCTGGTTGAACGACGATGCGTTGGCCCGTCATCTCGATCGCCTGTATGAGGCTGGCATTCACAACGTCATCAGCACTTGCTTGATTCATATTTATCGAAAAGAAGGCCTTTCCCTCCGAGCCTTCCACGCCGATACGACGGACAAGACCGTTTACGGCGCGTATGAATCGGCCTCGTTAGAGGCCTTACAAATCACACATGGCTACAACCGCCATCATCGTTGGCAAAAACAGATCGGTTTCGGACTGGTCGGCAACGAGGACGGCATCCCGTTTTACGGCGATGTGCACGATGGCAACCTGCCCGATAAAACATGGAATCCCGAGGTGCTGTCTCGTGTCCATGAACAGCTGAAGCAGGCCAAAATCGAAGACGAATGGATTTACGTGGCCGATTCCGCCGCGATGACGAAAGAGACCCTGGCGCAAACCAAAGCGGCCAACGCCTTTTTGATCACCAGAGGCCCTTCGTCGCTCCGGATCGTGAAAACCGCGCTGGCCGAAGCGGATGCTGAGGACACGACGTGGAGCGATCCCTTTACGTTGGCGGAGAGAAACGGCGCCACGTACCGGGTATGGGAAACGGCCTCGACGTATGAAGGCCACCCCGTTCGGCTGATCGTTGTTGAATCGAGCGCGCTCGACCAGCGAAAAGGAAAGACGCTTGAAAAAGAACGAACCAAAGAAGCGGAGCTTCTTCGCGAGGAACAAGCCCGTTGGGAGCGTCACCCCTTCTCCTGCCGGGAAGATGCCGAACAAGCCTTGGCGTCCCTCAAGGCGTCCCTTCGCCCCCGGTTTCATCGGGTTGAGGCCGCGGTCGAAGAGATCGTACGCCTGAAAAAACGGCGCGGACGGCCGAAAAAAGGGGCGGAACCCGAGGTGGAGACGCTGTATTTCTTGCACCTTGACGTCGAATTCGACCAAGACGCGTGGGAACAGGCGAGACGGAAAGCGTCCCGGTTTGTCCTTGTCACGACCGTTCCGAAGGAATGGAAGGGCCAACCCATGGATGCCCAAGAGATCTTGAAGCTGTATAAAGGGCAGATCTCGGTGGAAATGAACTTCGCTTTTTTGAAAGATCCGTTTTTCACGGATGAGATTTACGTCAAAAAACCAGAACGGGTCGCAGTATTAGGCTATTTGTTTCTGTTGGCCTTGGCTATTTACCGCGTTTTTCAGCGCCGAGTGCGTCAGTTTATTACTCCAGAACACCCGTTGAAGGGTCCTGGAGGCCGCAAGCTGACCCGGCCGACGGGACAGGCGATTTTTCAGCTGTTTCAATATGTGAACGTCGTCCTGTTCAAGCTGCCGGATGGGCGCATCCAACGCTCACTGGATCGCTCCCTTACCCCTGATCAGCGAAGGATTCTGCAGGGATTGGGCATGGATGAGAGCATCTACGTGTAA
- a CDS encoding small acid-soluble spore protein H — MNTQRAKEIAASPVMADVTYNGVPIYIEQVDEQNETATIYPLDEPKNKQTVSVSSLTEH; from the coding sequence ATGAACACACAACGAGCAAAAGAAATTGCTGCTTCACCAGTTATGGCTGATGTAACCTATAACGGGGTACCTATCTATATTGAGCAGGTGGATGAACAAAATGAAACAGCTACAATCTATCCCCTTGATGAACCAAAGAATAAACAAACAGTTTCTGTATCCAGTTTAACAGAACATTAA